One window of Sardina pilchardus chromosome 2, fSarPil1.1, whole genome shotgun sequence genomic DNA carries:
- the LOC134101827 gene encoding stabilizer of axonemal microtubules 2-like, producing MKTLCSCQICEICTCGQHDCLNPTPPTVLPACCSTDAVSHHTEYRDRFHHHGTIAKRNSRKILSEYKPLEGEISATTTFQSDYVAHPVKSRSPKPVKAYAAPAGPMLLKTTYMNDFRMCPTQKSTTSKVEQYNAPTTKMDTLSIYNDVYRAWTPQPRTSYKKVDNLKVNEGRLDMTTTSKADYCHKTEPSRRKSFKPEQKTQMESLPFEGKSVYSQMYVPHTVEVIPPKPRIPYKPSSAPFQAISTHRRDYKGDRSSAVRSCKVKATWEPRSTPFEGKSECQDRFQVWPNRPVTSVHKAAEYSPPEGDMELTSTAHMDFSGAPGRPATTARPRVKAWSKGEPFEARSATQDHYRAWEGAKKVKSLKPVATRPPLSAFEGTTTFRAEFTPKKTDVIASCKPVQTVLDSCAMEHDTIYRSTYKKHEVQPCPACHLPEGHVLSLGKNGYILCHNIPPEDHKAITRSSTADMVKYSRLTNTRRARSACLNRQNK from the exons ATGAAGACCCTCTGCTCGTGCCAGATCTGTGAGATCTGTACTTGCGG GCAACACGACTGCCTCAATCCCACGCCGCCCACAGTTCTGCCTGCATGCTGCTCCACAGACGCAGTGAGCCATCACACTGAGTACAGGGACAGGTTCCACCACCATGGCACCATTGCCAAACGAAACTCTAGAAAGATCTTATCAGAGTATAAACCTCTGGAGGGAGAAATATCAGCTACCACCACCTTCCA GTCAGACTATGTTGCACATCCAGTCAAATCGAGATCACCCAAACCCGTCAAAGCATATGCCGCTCCAGCAGGACCTATGCTCCTGAAAACCACCTACATGAATGATTTCAGAATGTGCCCAACCCAAAAAAGCACCACCAGCAAAGTCGAGCAATACAATGCACCTACCACAAAAATGGACACCCTCTCTATATATAATG ATGTATATCGTGCCTGGACACCTCAACCACGGACGTCCTACAAGAAAGTTGACAACCTGAAAGTGAATGAGGGGAGACTTGACATGACCACAACCTCCAAAGCTGACTACTGCCACAAGACTGAGCCCAGCAGACGCAAgagcttcaaacctgaacagAAGACACAGATGGAATCTCTTCCATTTGAGGGGAAAAGTGTCTATTCCCAGATGTACGTCCCACACACGGTTGAGGTGATTCCCCCAAAGCCAAGGATTCCCTACAAGCCCAGCAGTGCCCCATTCCAAGCCATATCAACCCATCGTCGAGATTACAAGGGTGACAGATCATCAGCAGTTCGGTCCTGCAAAGTCAAGGCCACTTGGGAGCCCAGGTCGACACCTTTTGAGGGGAAAAGTGAGTGTCAGGACAGATTCCAGGTGTGGCCAAACAGACCAGTCACCAGTGTTCACAAAGCAGCAGAGTACTCCCCACCAGAGGGCGACATGGAGCTCACGTCCACAGCCCACATGGACTTCAGTGGAGCTCCAGGCCGTCCTGCAACAACAGCACGCCCCAGAGTTAAAGCCTGGAGCAAGGGGGAGCCCTTTGAGGCTCGCTCCGCAACACAAGACCATTACAGGGCCTGGGAGGGAGCAAAGAAGGTCAAGTCCCTGAAGCCTGTGGCTACACGTCCACCTCTGTCTGCCTTCGAGGGCACCACTACCTTCCGTGCCGAATTCACACCAAAAAAGACAGATGTCATTGCTAGCTGTAAGCCAGTCCAGACAGTGCTGGACTCATGTGCTATGGAGCATGACACAATCTACCGTAGCACCTACAAGAAGCATGAGGTCCAACCTTGCCCGGCATGTCATCTGCCAGAGGGCCACGTTTTGTCTTTGGGTAAGAATGGGTACATCCTGTGCCACAACATCCCACCAGAGGACCACAAAGCCATTACTCGTTCATCTACCGCCGATATGGTTAAATACTCCCGCCTCACCAACACAAGGCGGGCCAGATCTGCCTGTCTGAACAGGCAAAATAAATAA
- the rps6 gene encoding 40S ribosomal protein S6, whose translation MKLNISFPATGCQKLIEVDDERKLRTFYEKRMATEVAADPLGDEWKGYVVRISGGNDKQGFPMKQGVLTTGRVRLLLSKGHSCYRPRRTGERKRKSVRGCIVDANLSVLNLVIVRKGENEIPGLTDSTVPRRLGPKRASKIRKLFNLSKEDDVRQYVVRRPLTKEGKKPRTKAPKIQRLVTPRVLQHKRRRIALKRQRTLKNKDEAAEYAKLLAKRMKEAKEKRQEQIKKRRRLSSLRASTSKSESSQK comes from the exons ATGAAG CTGAATATTTCGTTCCCGGCCACGGGCTGTCAGAAGCTCATCGAGGTTGATGATGAGCGCAAGCTTCGCACCTTCTATGAGAAGCGTATGGCCACAGAGGTGGCTGCCGACCCCCTGGGCGATGAGTGGAAG GGCTATGTTGTGCGTATCAGCGGTGGTAACGACAAGCAGGGATTTCCCATGAAGCAGGGAGTGCTGACCACAGGCCGTGTGCGCCTGCTGCTCAGCAAGGGACACTCCTGCTACCGCCCACGCCGTACTGGCGAGCGCAAACGCAAGTCTGTGCGCGGCTGCATCGTTGATGCCAACCTCAGTGTGCTGAATCTGGTCATCGTCAGGAAAG gtgagaATGAGATCCCCGGACTGACCGACAGCACTGTGCCCCGTCGTCTTGGACCCAAAAGGGCCAGCAAGATCCGCAAGCTCTTCAACCTGTCCAAGGAGGATGATGTCAGGCAGTACGTGGTCAGAAGACCCCTGACTAAGGAGGGTAAG AAGCCCAGGACCAAGGCTCCCAAGATCCAGCGCCTGGTGACCCCCCGAGTGCTGCAGCACAAGCGCCGCCGCATTGCCCTCAAGAGACAGCGCACCCTGAAAAACAAGGACGAGGCTGCCGAGTACGCCAAGCTGCTCGCCAAGAGGATGAAG GAGGCCAAAGAGAAGCGTCAGGAACAGATCAAGAAGAGACGCCGCCTCTCTTCCCTGCGTGCCTCCACATCCAAGTCAGAGTCCAGCCAGAAGTGA